From the genome of Rhizobium binae, one region includes:
- a CDS encoding YMGG-like glycine zipper-containing protein, giving the protein MMKKIVLIGALVGALASCTPTEQGTAIGAGTGAVIGGAVTNSWGGAAVGAVAGGLTGALIGQSVERRGYCIYRDRYGRRYEARCRY; this is encoded by the coding sequence ATGATGAAGAAAATTGTTCTCATTGGCGCGCTCGTGGGCGCTCTCGCATCCTGTACTCCGACCGAGCAGGGCACGGCGATCGGCGCCGGCACCGGTGCGGTCATCGGCGGCGCCGTAACCAACAGCTGGGGCGGTGCCGCAGTCGGTGCCGTTGCCGGCGGTCTGACCGGCGCGCTGATCGGCCAGTCGGTCGAACGCCGCGGCTACTGCATTTATCGCGACCGCTACGGCCGCCGCTACGAGGCCCGTTGCCGCTACTGA
- a CDS encoding DUF3309 family protein — protein MLGTILLVILILLLIGALPNWGYSRGWGYGPSGGLGLVLVIIIILVLMGRI, from the coding sequence ATGCTTGGCACGATACTTCTCGTTATCCTCATTCTACTCTTGATCGGAGCCTTGCCGAATTGGGGTTATAGCCGTGGCTGGGGCTATGGACCTTCGGGCGGTTTGGGGCTAGTTCTCGTCATTATCATTATCCTTGTACTAATGGGGCGCATCTAA